The genomic interval CATATATTGATACTGACACGACATTGACACGTCAATACCAATAATAATTTAGGAAAATAAGTTAATTGAAAGTAATCAAGTGTCGAGGTCTGACACCAACATATATCAAACACCGAAACAtatctttgataaaaaaaaaggtggTGCTACAAATGTGGAAACCATCACAAGCATATGGCAAGGAAGAATAGGTTACTAAATTAAGCAAACTATGTTAGGAGTGTGCATAGCCTTCTTCCTATTATATGATGTGCAAGATGGGACACTAAACAAATTGATGCTATGTTAGGTGAAATATTTCCATTTAGGAAAGGTAATAGACAATAAATAAAGTGAGAGACATGGTTGTTTGATACATATTTCATTGCAAGAAACAATAGTGGTTGTCTTTTCATTCATCAAGGTTGAAGTCAACCACAACTTGAAATAAATGAGGTGAATTTAAAAATCCCATCAAACAAATGTTGCAGTTAAATGGTGACAACCTTTGTCTACACTAAGGTAGATGTGTTTGATAAATGACATTAAAACCTCCCTACAAAGAGTACATAGATAACTACATTGCTAGTTATTGAATTATagaaattaatgtttaatattttctttttttgcaaAAGGGCTTGGTTTGTATATTGAATTATAGCAATGAATGGTCACATGAAAAATCATGTTGTACTATTAAGAGATAATGATTGATCAATATCATGTTGAGAGAGTTGACAATGTCAGGAAGAAAAActaatgaaatttaaaattatatatgcaAAAAAGTATGTTAATAAGTATTCTTGAAATACttgttaaacaataaaaaataaaataaaatattaaaagttatttataaaatatttattaaacaataaaaagtaaaataaattttatttaaaaatataaaaatagagagaaaaagtTGAGAGAAGTGATTCCCCTTGGAGTAAGCAATAGATAATTAAAAGTGTGGATGTTTGGGATGTGGTAGTGGAAATGTCATTATGTCATAGTGATGACAATATAATGAGTAGTGGAAATATAATAATGCACACTCGTATAATGGACATCGAGCAGTGCACCAATTCTACCTTTTTTAGTGGTTGACCATTGATTTTTCAAAATGACATTTATAaaatactctctcttattactgatataaaaaaaatatttttataaatattaagaaatttaattaaatataatcaattttttagatttaatgtttaaaggaaaattaaatttattaaactattattttataatattaaatattcaactatcaacattaaatattttaaattaaattaaaaatgtattagaaataataacattaaataatttaaaataattaacttttatttataataatagaaagaatttaaattttatttatttattttttataatgattaGAGAAAGTAACTCTGAATCAAGAGGATACAAATTCCTTTCTCTCTTCTATAAGtatcattaaaatttaattaaaatttaatggaAAGTGTTAGTTAAATAATGTTTATGAGTAtagtaaattttgaaatatcgAGTTGAactcataaaagatataataataataataataataataataataataataataccaataaataaaagatatattaaaaataacaatactaaataaattaaaaataattaacttttatttataacaataactaaatattaagatttttttagaaatacgTTATAGACTTCAcctttgacattttttttaatcttttactattaaaagaaaaagtgtaGAAATGTAGTTTTCACTTTTCACCATCTAATCTAATGATAGTGGTTGGCTTGGCACACACCTTACGTGAGGTGATGCATTTTCCCAGAGATATGCAATTGTAACTAGCATTTTTCCACATAAAACCTTGTATAAATCACAAAGTTATTTTCCTTAGttcattaaaaacaaaaatcaaattgagTTCAGGAACATTTTAGAGTTAATATAATTGAAAACAACAAATTTTACTTGGTCTACTTtgcacaaatatttaaaaaattggacgatgaataaattttaaaaatataaattaataattttttatttttataacgaAGACattaatctaattaatattaatttaatgaattaaattttaagatacatatttgatttatttttatttttatcaaactaacattgattaaattattattttaactgtaaatatcaaaatatatacttttgaaGAGTATCGttgattatatttaaagttataaataattttagacaTCAATTTACATTATATTACATATGAAAACAGTCTAATATAACAtctatcaattaaataaaataataataatttttatttatattttatctacatatcatctatttttatttataaattattctaaaaaataatactttaaatTGAATAACAATTCAATTGAGTACCTGATAGAAAAATGTTCAAGTAGCAGAAGCAGGGTAAGTATTAATATTGGTTGGAACACCAATTGcagaagaacattctccattctTTCCACTACAATTATTTCCCAATTGCAATTCTGAAACACAATGCATTGCGTTTTTGCCATCAACACCATGATCATAGAGAAACCCTTTAAACACATGGCCACTAATATGAACTGTTGCCAAGTAAGCAAATTCATCTTCACCATTTCCAATAGCAGTCACTCTGTGACACTTAAATACAGCTGGTGCTTGAACATGACCTGGTAATGTCTCTTTGAAACCAGcatctataattaaaaaataaaataaaatcatcatttcaACTAATAAATTTCACTTAATAATCATTCAATCttaattaaatactttttactttttaactttgcaaaataaattcaaaacacaaaattaaaatataaattgtttagTTAAGatcaaacaaatcaaatatGCAACACTAAAATTACGTGAAAATTGTCAATCATTTCACATTAAACATTATATGAACAAATTAATGctctttataaataaaatactaaggtaacatcaaataaaaatacatataaaattctttaactcttttttttttttttctaaaaaagaaaattgtataCCAATACTACTAggaaaaattaattcaataatttaattacttaaaaattaattagatataaaaagtaactttaaatttttttacagtaTTATATCCAATTAAACTTTAGGATATATTTAAAATCTtttgaaaaagagaaataaaatatacaagaaaattgaaattaccTTGGTGACAAGAGCTAGTAGCAAAGCTCTTAGGTGTAGTAGCATTAGAATTTGAACTATGAGAATTTGCAGAAACATTTTGTGATGACCCAATTAAACTTTTTAGTCTCTTAGCAACACCATCGCCACCACCACCGACCACCTCGATCTCGCGCTCTCGGCGACGAGTCGAAGGAATCCAAGTACTCTTCAAATGAGTACAACAATCATATCCACGTCCCTTACAACAAGTTCTACATCTTCTAAAAACACAATCTTTCTTAGCTCTATTACCACAATCTTCACACACTCTATACTCAGAACCATAAACACCATTTTCTTCACTTTCCATCACAACCAtcttgttattattaattttttcatcaTCAACATTGATTACACTCACACCTTTTTTTGGTTCTTGATACATCCTAAGATTCcaaaaattgttgttgtttggATTTTCTTGAGATTCATTGTTTTGAGATTGTGGAATGCAAGGTGTGGTAGTGAGGAGTGGGAAAATACCAAAACCAACACTTAGTGATGATGGTGAAGGTAAAGGGTGGTTTGAATTTTGATCTGTTGAGATGGGTTggttttgattttgttgttgttgatgatgatgaatgGAAGAAGGTGTTGGAGCTATGAGAAGTAGGTCTCTAAGGCCTAACATGCTCATTGGAACAAAGTTTGAAAGTTCTTAGATTTTGaggtttttttgttgttgtgtttttgGAGAAAAAGGGTGTGTGTGTTTTGGTTGattagtttttttatgttattgagGTGTTGGTGAATTTATGGAGATTTGAGATTTATTTAGAGGGAATGAGAACATAACATGTGATTCCATTCTTTTATGCAATTCTAAtgtatgtcttttttttttaaccttccTATTTTCAAAACAACCGGTCCCTTTTGATTTTAACTACCAATTTAATcgttaaatataatattattagattgaatatgttgttttaaatttaaagtagAAATTTCATAGTTGTGTGAGTTTGTAATagtatttatcatttaaaaaaaaaaattcatttgtcaAAGAAAAGGGACTATAATATGTGTGGGACCACGAGAATTCCATGTGATCATCATATTAAGACataaacaattatataaattggttGGACatcacatttttatttaaaaatctctAAGTCATTTGAAAGTAATTTCACTAATATAGTTTTCAACATAGACTTGTTCATCTAACATGAGATTCTTATTCACACTTGACATACCAATAATCCCAAGTTGAGTCAAGTAATaagtaaaatctaattaaatatcTATCAAATTAGAGTTTAAATTTGAATTCTTCAAAATGATTtctacttaattgaaatttattaattacttgAGTCTAACCATTTgataaatataatgaaattttgttttagttttgataaaacaaatgttttttatccttgcaatattaaaaacaatcaattttagtcattaatgtcaaaatttattacaaaaattcttATATGATGGATAAATTCTATTTGAAACAGATGACATGACAACTTTAAATGACATAGCTTCCCAAAAAAACTATGACTCACACGcatttttatcttaaaagtaatatttatttcatttgtcGTAATCTCTATATTATCGAAAGAAATAGACATcaataattttgagttttattagaaataaataaaatttgattaaagatTATTTCTAAACGAATTTGAACTCGATTAatttcaaaaagttattttttttttaaagatccatgttttaagaagaaaaaaaatgtgacATACATTTTAGTATCTAAAAAGAGTAATGTTTgtgaacttttttttattaggcTTTAGTTCATTTAATCCTTTATTTTGCATGAAATCAATCGattttgaaaacttttttttcttttatcgatttcattgatcaaatggtaagtttttcttctaaaatttactttttatagttaaaatcaaCATTGTTATGCCATTATTGAATGTAATTctatatcattaattttaaactagattggGAAAAAATCCTTAATCATACAAAATTAGAGTACTAAAATCTAATTTGaagcaaaataaattttttcgtCAAATTATATAGTATgcattgatataaaaaaaaagaaaggaaatgcTAGGTTGTGCTGGTACAACTTGTGcattacatttataaaaaaatatttttggaagagaataaaattaatatactccaattttttattttattttattttattttattctcttaCATTTAAAGATAGCAACTTCACCGATtggcaattttattttaaatttttgtgtacTACTAGAGTCTACTGATACAGGTTCTGACACTGAAAGTCCACTTAGAGATTATTGGATTAGTAGGGTAGGGGTGTCAAACTATAATTCACAAGTTATGTGGCTACCCACAACCAAATTTTTGTGTGCCTGCATTTGTAGGTGGAGGCATAGGTTACCCCTCTTACacctttttgttttttgtgttgAATTCAACTATTGTGATGACTCATTATATTTATAGGCATTCTGTTTTGTTGCAAACAAGTGGAAGAAAGAGAAAtactaaaaagaaaaaggaaaaaacaaaataggCTTTCCGTTTAGAGGGAACTGAAACATGATAATGGGTCTTATGAGCTCACCGATTTGGTGTTTTCTTCTTGAATTTCTTCCATATTCTCCTAAAGATTTTTACTTGAATCTCATTATTTAatccgtatttatttatttaatcttatacataatataattttcagtaaaatacatatttaatccctttcactcattttctatgtacttttataaatatatttttatctcattttgattattattttataatattatataagtattttatttatttataatcttagttattattaatgtctttttttataaacatcttatttttcttttttatattcaCCTCTTCTATGAACTACTAACCAATTAAGTTATTGTACTCAAGTGTTATTGAGTTTCACTTAAGGGTTAATTTTTGGagaattcaattttaattcgaataattttttttcttttaaattttaatcattttaaattcgaatattgattgaaataattaatgatCAAATTTTACTTACAATCTAACTTTAGACTATTATATTCAATTTCACTGAGAACCatgaaagttaaaaaaaaaagtcttttcTCCTTAGAGGTAAAGAGAtaagcaataaaaaaaatataatctactatatgaattttattatatttttttgataaaaaattattttgatttatgtgtcaaaatcttaattgatataaaaatatgacAAAAGGGACTGAGGAGAACATTAGAAGGAAAATAAATTCACCAATAAACCTgctttaagattttattttattttttattattttatttttactttcttttgagtttatcatttaattaattaatgaattttcGTCCTTTtctagttaattttttaaaaagtaaaatttaaatacaaaagaATCATATGATTATTTAAACATCTCAATTATTTTGACACCTCTAAACACTTTTCTATTATTTGCAAAACTTCAATCAATTGTATTAATAATGATAAGCAAAATAAAATTTGGAGGACAGGACCAATACCAAAATAGAATGATGAAATTCCAAATGTTTAACTGTTTCATTAAAAGTCTCTTCTTGGAAAATTCAATGAGACAAAActaaagaagagagaaaaaaagtgCAATAATTGATAACAACATTGATGAACCATCATGTGTCGTTTATTTTTAGAATCATTTTGAGTAAATTATTTagctaatttttttcaatttaatgtccattttatagttattttgaataaatagtCATTCATTTAAGTAAGGTGTTTATGCTTTTATGTTTAAGATTAACAAGTTATCTTATGTagttttcttttgtttcattGGTTTAGCacaatgctgaattttggtgaaaaataaCATGATTCATGTGCaatattttaatcatatatgGAATTTTAGACATCCAAATGGAGtcaaattatttacaaattaaatttaacatcCAAAGCTATAACTTTTATGGAAATACCGAAACCAAATTTGGACTATGAAAGGATGAAAAGTGCAAGTAAAATCAGGGGAGAGCAATTTTGAAAGAACAAAAGCGTTTATTTTACACTATAGAGCATTGTGCCCAGGACAACGCATTGTGCTTAGGGCAGCGCAATGCATCCAACCATGCGCTACAATGCATTTGTTGCCACAATTTTCTGTCTAGAGTAGAGTAATGCGCTAGCACGCGTTCCAAAGCCATACTTAAGataaaaactcatattttacaaGGATTCTAACTTATGAGGCATTAGAGATCATATTGTGCATATCTTGGAGGCTAGGAACTTGAAGATTTCATTCTTGGAAGCTATAGAAtaagaaacacaagaaatagggtttgaattatgtttttttaaataaaaaacgtTTTAGCAATATTAAAACTAAGTAATGAAAATAGGGCagataaaacaaaaacacaaaacaatACAATCAACTTATCCTGGTTCACCGTCACCAACTGAATCACACCTCCACTGAACACATACTAGTCAAACTGATTGGGTTCAAGTCTCCTTAACCTTCTAGTTTAGTACAATCAAGTTGTTGAGAAATGCACCACTAGTGGGATATCTTACAAAATAGTAAGTTTAAGGGTTTTCTAAATACTCTCACAAGATAGTGTTTACAAGTTGTATTCTCATAAAATGTTTATCAATACTTAGACAAAACAAATGATAGAGAGCAAGAGTGTAGAGACGATTGTATTGTGCTTATTGCAGTGGTTGTTATTGTTTCTATCAAAGAGTATTGCTCGCCTTTAATAGAGAAACTTTAGGCGTTATGACCGTTGTCctgattgcaagaaatcaacatgtatcACGAAGTTTCATATTAAATCTTTAGAGATTGATTCACATTAAATCTTGTCTAGAAATAgtctttgtaatttattttgtgtatcTCGATATGGAGATAGAGAGCGCATAAGATATCACATAGACCTTTAGACAAATAATAGATTCAAAGTGTTGAGCAAAGGATGCACAAAAATTTGTCTTCTACATAATATTGACTTTTTTGAGCATTGACTTTTCatattgttgactttttagGGTGTTGACTTTCCATCAGAGCATTGGCTTTTAAACAGAGTTAGACAAGCATATGCTTTATATGATTATCAGAGGCAAACAAACACTTGCTTGTCATTCTTATCTAAGACAAACAATCAAATGTTTGTTGTAGTAATCAAAGTCAGACTAGACACAACATTATTTTCATTAACATAATCACTAGAAACGAGTTTCCGAGCGCGTTCATTAGACTCAGAATACAAAAATTAAAGCGAAGTCTTGGTGTTCCTTTAACTTAGTCTAAACATTAGAGGatacaacaaaaaattatttcaaaataaacctAATCTTGTAACTGCACatttaaacataatattatagctttaaattgttcccacaaaatgattttgttatcataaaatagGAATGAAGAATTTAACACCATAGGATTGAACATAAGAATTATTTCGTTATTGGGAAATATGTTATAATAACTAGAACCAAAATATATGTTCATATTTCCATATTGTTATaggaatataaaatattaacacaTGTCTAAGAAATTAACGTACATGCTTTGACAAGTTTGATCACCTAAGGAATTATGGTTCGTTGTTATAAATAAAGGATTTTGAGCCAAGTAATAAGTCTTAGTCTAGTTTGTTAATTTGACGTAATCAATTGagttaaattgttaaaatagtGAATCAATAATTGCATAATGAAAATGATGTGATTCAAATTCCCTAATCGTTTTTCTCTTATTgaattttctatttaatttacttttgttCGATAGTATAAACCAAATCTAATCTTTTTGTTATCTAAGTGTTTATGACTTTGTTACGATACTAAATTAATAACAATCCATGTGGAGACTATTTTTATTATCACTTTATTACTTGAGTAATTTAGTACACTTGCCAAAGATTTGTCAAACATAATGAAGTTATgggcaaaataaaaaattagaaaatcgTACTCTATTACGGAATAAGTATTCTTTCATACAAGGAGACATCAAATTCCCCAAATACAatcagttataaaaaaaaacttgtattAGCAGTTTTATATGCATAATTGTTACCGTCTCGATAAACATGAATGCTTCTAAAGTGTTGACCTATGATAAATGGAATGGAGTTACttttgaaggtgcaaacacgagaaaatggttgaattgtgtttgcctaagttagattttttttaattatttattcaagaatTCGTTTGAatttggtgacttacttagaATAAAAGTAGTAGCAACCAGGTTAAATGATTAGAGGAAGAAGTAAAACAAGAATTGCAGAATTAAAgtgatataataatttattctagttcaccactaacttggtcGCTACGTCATGTCCCCTCACtaagaaggatttaatccactaattcaatacttgaattacacaacatTTGATCCTACAAACCAATCTTCACAAAACAACCTAATACATACAGACCTTTTGAGGAACACAACCACCTTGACTCtataagccaagtcttctcaacacaacctgAAAACCTACAGACTTTGTTATGAGTATTAGTGTCTCTTTACTATGATGATTAATTAAAACAGTAAATGTTGttaatgatttttggtttaaaattcaaaataaaaataaagcctTGGGATTGTAGTTTTTTACAATGAtagatacaataaaattaacctTCTTTGAATTATGAgtgttaaactcttaaaaatcagATAAACAATTGTAACTAATGCCTtctttcaaagaacaaaaagtgTATTTTACACTAATAACCAACctattttcatgattgatgtattagcaAAATCCTTTAAGAGAAGATATCCTTCATGatttcaaaaaaaccaaaatctatttttatgatttgattctcTTGTCCAATCTTAGGGGTCAGATATAAAATCTACCTTTcggtatattatttgatatctaaGTATGAATATGATTCT from Cicer arietinum cultivar CDC Frontier isolate Library 1 chromosome 5, Cicar.CDCFrontier_v2.0, whole genome shotgun sequence carries:
- the LOC101492090 gene encoding protein LATERAL ROOT PRIMORDIUM 1-like; the protein is MSMLGLRDLLLIAPTPSSIHHHQQQQNQNQPISTDQNSNHPLPSPSSLSVGFGIFPLLTTTPCIPQSQNNESQENPNNNNFWNLRMYQEPKKGVSVINVDDEKINNNKMVVMESEENGVYGSEYRVCEDCGNRAKKDCVFRRCRTCCKGRGYDCCTHLKSTWIPSTRRREREIEVVGGGGDGVAKRLKSLIGSSQNVSANSHSSNSNATTPKSFATSSCHQDAGFKETLPGHVQAPAVFKCHRVTAIGNGEDEFAYLATVHISGHVFKGFLYDHGVDGKNAMHCVSELQLGNNCSGKNGECSSAIGVPTNINTYPASAT